Proteins from one Papaver somniferum cultivar HN1 unplaced genomic scaffold, ASM357369v1 unplaced-scaffold_158, whole genome shotgun sequence genomic window:
- the LOC113337130 gene encoding uncharacterized protein LOC113337130, which translates to MGITGTELSTNESATMKSPPPQRVAGLPNEALELVKCDCCGLTEECTLTYISKVKERYQGKWICGLCAEAVKDEISRSRTSSSEEGDKKITIEEALNLHMNFCKKFRCLSSSPPPNPTKHLVSAMKHLLRRSLDSPPSVLVRSSSSSSGGSDLIRTKKNSDHNVVHLKRSGSCFSTLAR; encoded by the coding sequence ATGGGAATTACTGGAACAGAGTTATCAACTAATGAATCCGCCACCAtgaaatcaccaccaccacaaagGGTGGCGGGTCTTCCGAATGAAGCCCTTGAACTAGTGAAATGTGATTGTTGTGGATTAACGGAAGAATGTACATTAACATACATATCCAAAGTGAAAGAAAGATATCAAGGGAAATGGATTTGTGGATTGTGTGCCGAAGCTGTTAAAGATGAAATCTCTAGATCAAGAACATCATCAtcagaagaaggagataagaagATCACAATTGAAGAAGCACTGAACCTACACATGAATTTTTGTAAGAAATTTAGGTGtttatcatcatcaccaccaccaaatcCAACTAAACATTTAGTTTCAGCAATGAAACATTTACTGAGAAGAAGTCTTGATTCACCTCCAAGTGTTCTAGTTCGATCAAGTTCCAGTAGTAGTGGTGGTTCTGATTTGATTAGAACTAAGAAGAATTCTGATCATAATGTTGTTCATCTTAAACGATCTGGTAGTTGTTTCTCTACTCTTGCTCGTTGA